Below is a window of Schistocerca cancellata isolate TAMUIC-IGC-003103 chromosome 4, iqSchCanc2.1, whole genome shotgun sequence DNA.
gacgtaaaccaggggaagacgtaaacgagggaaagacgtaaacgagtgaaagacgcaaatgagggaaagacgcaaatgagggaaagacgcaaatgtgggaaagacgcaaatgagggaaagacgcaaatgaggaaAAGAAGcgaatgagggaaagacgcaaatgagtgaaagacgcaaatgagggaaagacgcatatgagggaaagacgcaaatttgggaaggacgcaaatgtgggaaggacgcaaatgtggggaggacgcaaatgttgggaaagacgcaaatgttgggaaagacgcatatgttgggaaagacgcaaatgttgggaaagacgtaAATGTTGGGAAAGACACAAGTGTTGGGAAAGACGCTAAtgttgggaaagacacaaatgtgggagaAGGTAAacctttggcacaacttgacaacaggaaagaattggttggtaggacatagtctgaaacGTTAAAGGTTCACGAATTATATGAGAaaggtaaatatggcaaaaacccaagtatggcaaaaacccaagcatggcaaaaacccaagtatggcaaaaacacaagtatggcaaaaacccaagtatggcaaatacccaagtatggcaaaaacccaagaatggcaaaaacccaagaatggcaaaaatgcaaatatggcaaaaacgaaaatatggcaaaaacgaaaatatggcaaaaacgaaaatatggcaaaaacgaaaatatggcaaaaacggaaataaggcaaaaacggaaaatggcaaaaacggaaatatggcaaagacgcaaatatggcagaaacacaattatggcagaaatgcaaatatggcaaagacgcaaatatgacagaaacgcaaatatggcaaaaacgcaaatacggcaaaaacacaaatatggcaaatcgcaaatatgacaaatcgcaaatatgggaaaaacgcaaatatgcgaaaaaatatggcaaaaccggaaatattggaaaaacgcaaatatgggaaaacgccaatttgggaaaaatgcaaatatgggagaagataaacttgtggtacaacttgacaagaggaaagaatcggttggtaggacattgtctgaatagtcaaaggttcacgaaatatatgagaaacgcaaatttgggaaaaacgcaaatatgggaaaaacgcaaatatggcaaacccGCAAATATGGCAGAGACACAAATATGATAAAGACAGAAATATGGCAAagtcacaaatatggcaaagaggcaaatatgggaaagacgcaaatatgggaaaaacgcaaatatgggaaaaacgcaaatatgggaaaaacgcaaatatgggaaaaacgcaaatatgggaaaaaccaaatatggggaaaaacgcaaatatgggaaaaacgcaaatatcggaaatatGCAAATatcggaaaacgcaaatatggaaaaacgcaaatatggcaaaaacggaaatatgaaagaaatggaaatatggcaaaaatagaaatatggcaaaaactaaaaaatggcaaaaacggaaatatggcaaatacggaaataaggcaaaatcggaaatatggcaaaaacggaaatatggtaaagacgcaaatatggcagatacgcgaatatggcagaaatgcaaatatggcgaaaacgcaaatatggcagtaacgaaaatatggcaaaaacccaaatatggcaaatcgcaaatatgacaaatcgcaaatatgggaaaaaaatatggcaaaaccgcaatatttggaaaaacgcaaatatggcaaaaatgcaaatatgacaaaaacgcaaatatagcaataacgcaaatatggcaaagacacaaatatggcaaagacacaaatatggcaaagacataaatatggcaaagatgcaaatatgggaaagacgcaaatatgggataaacacaaatatgggaaaaacgcaaatatggggaaaacgcaaatatgggaaaaacacaaaaatgggaaaaaccaaatatgggaaaaacgcaaataggggaaagacgcaaatatgggaaaaacgcaaatatggggaaaacgcaaatatgggaaaaacgcaaataggggagaaacgcagatatgggaaaaacgcaaatatgggaaacacgcagatatgggaaaaacgcaaatatgggataaacataatatgggaaaaacgcagatatgggaaaaacgcagatatgggaaaaacgcagatatgggaaaaacgcagatatgggaaaaacgcaaatgtggaaaaaacgcaaatatgggaaaaacgcaaatatgggaaaaatgcaaatatgggaaaaacacaaataagggaagagcgcaaatatgggaaaaatgcaaatatgggaaaaacgcaaatatgggagaacgcaaatatgggaaaaacgtagatatgggaaaatgcagatatgggaaagactcagatatgggaaagacacatatattggaaaaacgcacacatgggaaaattgcaaatattggaaaattgcaaatatgggaaaaacgcaattatgggagacgatcaacttgtggcacaacttggcaagaggcaagaatcgtttggtaggacataatcCGAAGCGTCATAGGTTCACGAAATATTAGACAATCGCAAATGtgagaaagacgcaaacatgggaaagacgcaaacatgggaaagacgcaaacatgggaaaacgcaaacatgggaaaaacgcaaatatgggaaaaacgcaaacatgggaaaaacgcaaatatgggaaaaaccaaatatggggaaaaacgcaaatatgggaaaaacgcaaatatcggaaatacgcaaatatcggaaaatgcaaaaatgggataaacgcaaatatgggaaaaacgcaaatatgggaaaaaccaaatatggggaaaaacgcagatatggaaaaacgcaaatatcgga
It encodes the following:
- the LOC126184134 gene encoding LWamide neuropeptides-like, with translation MAKTQIWQRHKYGKDINMAKMQIWERRKYGINTNMGKTQIWGKRKYGKNTKMGKTKYGKNANRGKTQIWEKRKYGENANMGKTQIGEKRRYGKNANMGNTQIWEKRKYGINIIWEKRRYGKNADMGKTQIWEKRRYGKNANVEKTQIWEKRKYGKNANMGKTQIREERKYGKNANMGKTQIWENANMGKT